TACACACTCAAGGGTAGGTGGAAATCATGAGTAGATTTAACTCAAAGAACGAACGCATTAAGAAGGAATACTATGAATGTCGGTCGCAAGTCAACCGGTTGTGTGCGGATTCTGTTTCCAACAGCAAAGCTTCGCTAGTGCGCTTTGAAAAATTCACAAAGTTTAAAGACTTTTCAAGCTTCAATAAAGATCAGGCCATTTGTTTCAAAAAGCACTTAGCAACCGCAAATTCAAAAGTAACCAATAAGCCATTGGGATTGAGCACGGTCAACACCGTGTTGGGAGAGGTTAAGGACTTTTTTGTGTGGCTGGTGTGCCAGAGAGGGTATCGGCGGTTGATTAAGACCGATGTAGCGTATTTCAATCTCTCGCACAAGGATAAGCGGCGCGCGTCTGCCAAGCGCCACCGGCCCATTCCGACCTTCCAACAAATCAATGCTGTCCTGTCTCGGATGCCATCCAAAACAGACATAGAACTCCGAAATAGGGCACTCATAGCATTCACTGCTTTGACTGGAGTGCGGGATGGCGCACTTCCGTCTCTTCGACTCAAACATATTCGTCTTGAGGAGTGTCTGGTCGAACAACTCGGATCGGAAGTCAACACAAAGAACAGTAAGACCATTCACACTTATTTCTACCCAGTCGGAGAAGGTATACGTAAGATAGTCCTGGATTGGTTGAACCATCTTCGAGGCAAGCTTCTCTTTGGGAATGACGATCCAGTCTTTCCTCGGACGCGAATGGTGCTTGGCAATGACGGTCTCTTCACACCCGATGGATTGGAGAGAGCAGCCTGGAAGTCTGCAGGTCCAATCAGAAAGATATTCAAGGATGCATTTGTTGGCGCAGAGCTCCCGTACTACAGTCCACATACATTCAGATTCACGATTGTTCAACTGGGTCAGCGGATGTGCAAGAGTTTCGAGCAAATGAAGGCATGGAGTCAGAACCTTGGCCATGAAAGTTTGGATACAACAGCTCGAAGCTATGGCACGATTGACACGTACTCTCAAGGGGAAATCATTGGGAAGCTGTGGGCTAACAACGACATCAATCCGCAAAAGCCCTCTGATGCGGATTTGATTGCCGAGATGCTGATTGCCAAGATGGTGGCCAGGGGGCTTCTGCGGCCCGATCTAAATGATAAAACCGAAGATTAATCAATGGAAAAGCTCCTGAATCCTGATGAAATGGCTGCTATGCTCGGTGTGCGGACATCGACGATCTATCAGTGGACACACAGAAAGTTCATTCCATTTGTCAAGATTGGGAAGCTCATTCGGTTCAGACAATCAGATGTGAAAGACTGGTTGGACAAGAAGAGCAGTTCTGGCAGACCAACTCGCAAACTTCCGGTGACCGACCTTGGTATATTTAGGAGTGGCCATAGAAAGTAAAGTCGGCTCTGCAAGTTCATTATTGCATGCATGCGAGTACTAAACTATACATTAGCAGAATCAAAAATTAGTCTCAAGTCGAAGTCACTTACTATTATTTGAATGACAGTTTGTTTACCGCGTCTGTAAGATGGTCCTGACCCAGATGGGCATAGATCATGGTCGTCTCTATATCAGCATGTCCCATGAGCTTTTTAACGGTCGGAAGATCAACACCATTCATGACAAGCTGGCTTGCGAAGGTATGCCTCAAGGTATGCACCCGCGTGAGATCTGGAATTTGAGCTTGGATGGCTATCTTAATGAGCTTCTCACGCAGTTTGACTTTCAAGCGAGAGCCGTCTCCGCTACAGAAGACATATCGACTCTTGGTGGTCTTTTCGTTGTCTCTTTTGCGCTCCTTCAATACTGCAAGAAGGGGGTCATTGATGGGAATCTCTCTATCCGATGTTTTCGGCTGCCAATCAGACTTGGCACGTATCTTGATCTTCCGTCGAGGAAAGTCGATGTCGATCCATTCCAGAAACTCAAGCTCAGACTTACGCATACCCGTGCTTAGGAATGTAAAGTAGACCGGATAGAATTCGGTCGGGGTGGCGGCAAGAAATCTTTGGCACTCTTCCATGGAAAGAAACCGTGGTGGTCTCGAATCATTGACTTTAAGCTTGGTCACCCGTCGAACCGGGTTGTCACGAAGATAGCCCCACTTGATAGCCAAGTTGAGTGCCGTCTTGATCGCTCCCAACTCAAAGTTGATGGTGTGTGATCGCGCGCCCTTTCGAGTGTGAGTCGTTCGATCTGCATCGGAGGAGACCGATTGTCCATTCGGATTGACCCAACAGTCTTTTCTGTAGATTTTGAACTTGTCGATAAGTTCAGATGTGACGTGCGAGAGCATGACCACATTTCGATGCCCGGATATGAATGCCTTGAAGTGATTCAGGACGGCTTTGTAACGGGATGTAGTGCGAGGCTGATGATTGGCTTTGCAGTAGTTTAAAAACTCTTGAATGAAAAGATCGATGCTGATATCGGTTTTTAGAAATCCGAATTCGTTCCGGGCGATCT
The Candidatus Zixiibacteriota bacterium genome window above contains:
- a CDS encoding site-specific integrase, with the protein product MSRFNSKNERIKKEYYECRSQVNRLCADSVSNSKASLVRFEKFTKFKDFSSFNKDQAICFKKHLATANSKVTNKPLGLSTVNTVLGEVKDFFVWLVCQRGYRRLIKTDVAYFNLSHKDKRRASAKRHRPIPTFQQINAVLSRMPSKTDIELRNRALIAFTALTGVRDGALPSLRLKHIRLEECLVEQLGSEVNTKNSKTIHTYFYPVGEGIRKIVLDWLNHLRGKLLFGNDDPVFPRTRMVLGNDGLFTPDGLERAAWKSAGPIRKIFKDAFVGAELPYYSPHTFRFTIVQLGQRMCKSFEQMKAWSQNLGHESLDTTARSYGTIDTYSQGEIIGKLWANNDINPQKPSDADLIAEMLIAKMVARGLLRPDLNDKTED
- a CDS encoding helix-turn-helix domain-containing protein → MEKLLNPDEMAAMLGVRTSTIYQWTHRKFIPFVKIGKLIRFRQSDVKDWLDKKSSSGRPTRKLPVTDLGIFRSGHRK
- a CDS encoding tyrosine-type recombinase/integrase, which encodes MDIRVSGRRVRTRVGTSKEIATLALKDAEVQIARNEFGFLKTDISIDLFIQEFLNYCKANHQPRTTSRYKAVLNHFKAFISGHRNVVMLSHVTSELIDKFKIYRKDCWVNPNGQSVSSDADRTTHTRKGARSHTINFELGAIKTALNLAIKWGYLRDNPVRRVTKLKVNDSRPPRFLSMEECQRFLAATPTEFYPVYFTFLSTGMRKSELEFLEWIDIDFPRRKIKIRAKSDWQPKTSDREIPINDPLLAVLKERKRDNEKTTKSRYVFCSGDGSRLKVKLREKLIKIAIQAQIPDLTRVHTLRHTFASQLVMNGVDLPTVKKLMGHADIETTMIYAHLGQDHLTDAVNKLSFK